A genomic stretch from Rhodospirillaceae bacterium includes:
- a CDS encoding AMP-binding protein, with the protein MSTFYDDLETRSGDQRMSAQMTALADQVAFARENAPYFSALFADVDAATVNTAQALAGLPVTRKSDLIEGQKKDHPFGGLAAMASGGLARIFQSPGPIYEPEGRTDDFFRLARALYAAGFRKGDLVHNTFAYHLTPGGFMMDSGARALGCAVIPAGIGNTEQQLDVIADLKPAAYTGTPSFLKILLEKAEEAGKDASSFKRAMVSGEYFPPPLRDQWAARGLLAYQCYATADLGLIAYESDAAEGMIVDEGVIVEIVRPGTGDPLPEGEVGEVVVTLFSKEYPLVRFATGDLSAVMSGPSPCGRTNMRLKGWMGRADQTTKIKGMFVHPEQVAQIVGRHKEIERARLVVETVNDKDAMTLTCETGEQGEALEAAINETLQSVCKLKGTVSFAAPGSLPNDGLVIEDKRSYD; encoded by the coding sequence ATGAGCACATTTTACGACGATCTTGAAACCCGCTCTGGCGATCAACGCATGAGCGCCCAGATGACGGCGCTGGCAGATCAGGTTGCCTTCGCCAGGGAAAATGCACCCTATTTCTCCGCTCTTTTTGCTGACGTTGACGCCGCGACTGTCAATACGGCACAGGCCCTTGCCGGTTTACCTGTTACCCGCAAGTCTGACCTTATTGAAGGGCAGAAAAAAGACCATCCGTTTGGCGGGCTTGCTGCCATGGCAAGCGGTGGTCTGGCCCGTATTTTCCAGTCGCCGGGACCGATCTATGAACCCGAAGGCAGGACGGATGACTTCTTCCGCCTTGCGCGGGCTCTTTATGCAGCCGGTTTTCGCAAAGGCGATCTGGTCCATAACACCTTCGCCTATCATCTGACGCCGGGTGGCTTCATGATGGATTCCGGGGCCCGCGCTTTGGGCTGTGCCGTCATCCCTGCCGGTATCGGCAATACAGAGCAGCAGCTTGATGTCATTGCCGATCTGAAACCCGCCGCCTATACGGGTACCCCGTCGTTTCTTAAAATTCTTTTGGAAAAAGCCGAGGAAGCAGGCAAAGACGCCTCAAGCTTTAAGCGCGCCATGGTCAGCGGCGAATATTTTCCGCCACCCTTGCGCGATCAATGGGCCGCACGCGGCTTGCTTGCCTATCAGTGCTACGCAACGGCCGATCTTGGCCTGATAGCTTACGAGTCTGACGCCGCCGAAGGGATGATCGTCGATGAAGGCGTGATCGTTGAAATTGTCCGTCCCGGCACCGGCGATCCGCTTCCCGAAGGTGAAGTCGGCGAAGTTGTCGTCACCCTGTTCTCAAAGGAGTATCCGTTGGTTCGCTTCGCGACAGGCGATCTGTCGGCGGTGATGTCTGGCCCAAGCCCGTGCGGACGCACCAACATGCGGCTAAAAGGCTGGATGGGCCGGGCCGATCAGACGACCAAAATCAAGGGCATGTTTGTGCATCCCGAGCAGGTTGCTCAAATCGTTGGCCGCCACAAGGAAATTGAACGGGCCCGGCTGGTTGTCGAGACCGTCAATGATAAAGACGCCATGACGTTGACCTGCGAAACAGGCGAACAAGGTGAAGCCCTTGAGGCCGCCATCAATGAGACCCTGCAAAGCGTCTGCAAACTTAAAGGTACCGTCAGTTTCGCCGCCCCAGGCTCGCTTCCAAATGACGGCCTGGTGATTGAGGACAAGCGCTCTTACGACTGA
- a CDS encoding ABC transporter substrate-binding protein, protein MRFTKLILAAVGLAVGVSGFAVSEAKAAEQFIPSLVYRTGPYAPNGTPFADGAMDYYKMLNARDGGINGVKLVVEECDTGYNTDRGVECYERLKGKGETGAAAFSPLSTGITYAIIERAAKDKIPVFSMGYGRTDASDGRVFPYVFTAPSTYWSQASALVRYVGGEEGGMANLKGKKIALVYHDSAYGKEPIATLEALAEKYGYTFHKFPVTHPGLEQKATWLSIGRKLRPDWVFMWGWGVMNQTAIKEAAAVGFPMNKFIGGWWSGAEPDTRPAGKAAIGYKSAAFHSPGSNFIVHQDIFKHVYGNGNGTTTDELVGEVLYNRGLINSVFVSEAIRTAMSKYGNKAMTGEQIRWGFENLNLTNAKLSKLGLSRFMKPIKITCLNHEGGTPLRIQEWKGQQWEFVSDWIEPMNDIVRPMIEASAAKYAAEKGITPRTCN, encoded by the coding sequence ATGAGATTTACCAAACTGATCCTGGCCGCTGTTGGCCTGGCTGTTGGCGTTAGCGGCTTTGCCGTTAGTGAAGCCAAAGCAGCCGAACAATTCATTCCGAGCCTGGTCTATCGGACCGGCCCGTACGCTCCTAATGGCACTCCGTTCGCTGATGGCGCTATGGATTACTACAAAATGCTTAACGCCCGTGACGGCGGCATCAACGGCGTCAAACTGGTCGTTGAAGAATGCGATACCGGTTACAACACCGACCGTGGCGTCGAATGTTACGAACGCCTAAAAGGCAAAGGCGAAACCGGCGCGGCGGCCTTTAGTCCGCTTTCCACCGGCATCACCTACGCCATTATCGAGCGTGCCGCGAAAGATAAAATTCCGGTCTTCTCCATGGGTTATGGGCGTACCGATGCTTCTGACGGCCGGGTCTTCCCTTATGTCTTCACCGCACCCTCCACGTATTGGAGCCAGGCTTCGGCTCTGGTTCGCTATGTTGGCGGTGAGGAAGGCGGCATGGCCAACTTGAAAGGCAAGAAAATCGCTCTTGTTTATCATGACTCGGCTTACGGCAAAGAACCGATTGCGACGCTTGAAGCTTTGGCCGAAAAGTATGGTTACACGTTCCACAAGTTCCCTGTTACCCATCCGGGCCTGGAACAGAAAGCCACCTGGCTGAGCATCGGTCGCAAGCTGCGTCCTGACTGGGTCTTCATGTGGGGCTGGGGTGTTATGAACCAGACCGCCATCAAGGAAGCTGCGGCTGTTGGCTTCCCCATGAACAAGTTCATCGGTGGCTGGTGGTCCGGTGCCGAACCTGATACCCGCCCGGCCGGTAAAGCCGCGATCGGTTACAAATCGGCTGCTTTCCATTCACCCGGTTCCAACTTCATTGTTCACCAGGACATCTTCAAACATGTCTATGGCAACGGCAATGGAACGACGACGGATGAACTGGTCGGTGAAGTTCTTTATAACCGTGGCCTGATCAATTCGGTCTTCGTTTCCGAAGCGATCCGTACCGCCATGAGCAAATATGGCAACAAGGCGATGACGGGTGAACAAATCCGCTGGGGCTTTGAAAACCTCAACCTGACCAATGCCAAACTGTCCAAGCTTGGCCTTAGCCGCTTCATGAAACCGATCAAGATTACCTGCCTGAACCACGAAGGCGGCACGCCGCTTCGTATCCAGGAATGGAAAGGTCAGCAGTGGGAATTCGTATCCGACTGGATCGAGCCCATGAATGACATTGTCCGCCCGATGATCGAAGCATCAGCGGCCAAATACGCTGCAGAAAAAGGCATTACGCCTCGTACCTGCAACTAA
- a CDS encoding branched-chain amino acid ABC transporter permease, with amino-acid sequence MLYREAGQFKTSYAKDQAIFPILQDRIMMALMLVVAFVAVPLLASEYWLSTIMLPFLVFSLAALGLNLLTGYAGQLSLGTGGFMATGAFAAYKLAVAFPEMNIIIVFLLSGLITAAVGVLFGLPSLRIKGFYLAVATLASQFFLVWMFNKFPWFTNYSSSGVISAPPRAVFGDFFVTGSSASPINKYLFTLAIVCVLALAAKNIVRSHIGRGWMAIRDMDIAAEIIGIKPLQTKLGAFAVSSFYCGISGALWAFIYTSSVEALAFDITRSFQILFMIIIGGLGSILGSFMGAAFIVLLPIFLSNAPTMFGLNISVDLISHMEFMIFGALIIFFLIVEPHGLARLWQIGKEKLRLWPFPY; translated from the coding sequence ATGTTGTATCGCGAGGCCGGACAATTCAAAACCAGCTACGCCAAGGATCAGGCGATTTTCCCGATCCTGCAGGACCGTATCATGATGGCGTTGATGTTGGTCGTCGCCTTCGTTGCGGTGCCGCTGCTGGCCAGTGAATACTGGTTGTCGACCATTATGCTGCCGTTTCTGGTGTTCTCGCTTGCCGCCCTCGGCCTCAACCTGCTGACCGGTTACGCCGGTCAATTAAGCCTGGGGACGGGTGGGTTTATGGCCACCGGGGCTTTTGCGGCTTACAAACTGGCGGTCGCTTTTCCGGAAATGAACATTATCATCGTGTTCCTTCTTTCTGGCCTTATCACTGCTGCAGTCGGCGTTTTGTTCGGTCTTCCGTCTTTACGGATCAAGGGTTTTTATCTGGCAGTGGCGACGTTGGCCTCGCAATTCTTCCTGGTCTGGATGTTCAACAAGTTTCCCTGGTTCACCAATTATTCTTCCTCCGGCGTGATCAGCGCGCCGCCGCGGGCCGTCTTTGGTGACTTTTTTGTCACTGGTTCATCGGCCAGTCCGATAAATAAATACCTGTTTACCCTGGCCATTGTCTGCGTTTTGGCGCTGGCGGCGAAAAATATTGTCCGCTCTCATATCGGTCGTGGCTGGATGGCGATCCGCGATATGGACATCGCGGCGGAGATCATCGGCATCAAACCGTTGCAGACGAAACTTGGCGCCTTTGCCGTCAGTTCTTTCTATTGCGGCATTTCCGGGGCCTTGTGGGCGTTCATCTATACCTCGAGTGTTGAGGCTTTAGCCTTTGATATTACACGTTCTTTCCAAATATTGTTCATGATTATCATTGGCGGACTGGGTTCCATACTGGGTTCGTTCATGGGCGCGGCCTTTATTGTCCTGCTACCAATTTTCCTGTCCAATGCGCCGACCATGTTTGGTCTGAATATCTCCGTCGATTTGATCAGTCACATGGAATTTATGATTTTCGGGGCGTTAATTATCTTTTTCCTGATCGTCGAACCACACGGACTGGCCCGCTTGTGGCAAATCGGAAAGGAAAAATTGCGTTTGTGGCCGTTCCCCTATTAG
- a CDS encoding ABC transporter ATP-binding protein: MTENGSPLLIVNNIEVIYDHVILVLKGVSLEVPEGGVVALLGANGAGKSTTLKAISNLLGAERGDVTKGNIEYRGERIDKLTPSDLVKKGVVQVMEGRHCFEHLTVEENLLTGAYTRTDGTSAINQSLEKVYHYFPRLKERRTSQSGYTSGGEQQMTAVGRALMANPKMILLDEPSMGLAPQLVEEIFEIVDALNKKEGVSFLLAEQNTMVALKHADYGYILENGRVVMDGDAKSLAENEDVKEFYLGLSSGGRKSFRDVKHYRRRKRWLA; this comes from the coding sequence ATGACTGAAAACGGAAGCCCGCTTCTGATTGTTAACAATATCGAGGTCATTTACGATCATGTGATCCTGGTGTTGAAAGGGGTTTCCCTTGAAGTTCCCGAAGGTGGCGTGGTTGCCCTTCTGGGCGCCAACGGGGCCGGAAAATCGACGACCTTGAAGGCAATTTCCAACCTGCTTGGGGCTGAGCGTGGGGATGTTACCAAAGGCAATATTGAATACCGGGGCGAGCGTATCGATAAATTGACGCCGTCCGACCTTGTTAAAAAAGGCGTCGTCCAGGTGATGGAAGGACGCCATTGTTTCGAGCATCTGACGGTCGAGGAAAACCTGTTGACCGGTGCTTATACCCGCACCGACGGGACCAGCGCCATCAACCAGTCGCTGGAAAAGGTCTACCATTATTTTCCGCGCCTGAAAGAGCGCCGCACCTCCCAGTCCGGCTATACATCGGGTGGTGAGCAGCAGATGACGGCAGTTGGCCGCGCTCTTATGGCCAACCCGAAAATGATTTTACTTGATGAGCCGTCCATGGGACTGGCCCCGCAACTGGTCGAGGAAATTTTTGAAATTGTCGACGCCTTGAACAAAAAAGAAGGCGTCAGCTTCCTGCTTGCCGAACAAAATACCATGGTCGCCCTGAAACATGCCGATTACGGCTACATTCTGGAAAACGGTCGCGTTGTCATGGATGGCGACGCCAAGTCGCTTGCCGAAAACGAAGACGTTAAGGAATTTTACCTGGGCCTGAGTTCTGGCGGTCGCAAAAGCTTCCGTGATGTCAAACATTACCGCAGGCGTAAACGCTGGCTGGCTTAA
- a CDS encoding ABC transporter ATP-binding protein yields the protein MDARTFGDVVLRVDDVSLSFGGVQALANINFEVRDGQVLAIIGPNGAGKSSMLNVINGFYHPQHGTITYKGETRRQMKPHQAARQGVARTFQNIALFRGMSTLDNIMTGRNTKMHKNLFWQALHMGPARKEELEHREFVENIIDFLEIEHIRKTPVGRLPYGLQKRVELGRALAAEPELLLLDEPMAGMNLEEKEDMSRYILDVNDEFGTTIVLIEHDMGVVMDISDYVVVLDYGRKLADGSPDEVRSNQLVIDAYLGVAHD from the coding sequence ATGGATGCCCGCACCTTCGGCGACGTTGTCCTTCGTGTCGACGATGTCTCGCTATCCTTTGGCGGTGTTCAGGCTCTTGCCAACATCAATTTTGAAGTCCGCGATGGCCAGGTGCTGGCCATCATTGGCCCAAATGGGGCCGGTAAAAGCTCGATGCTGAATGTCATCAACGGCTTTTATCACCCCCAGCATGGCACCATTACCTACAAAGGTGAAACCCGCCGCCAGATGAAACCGCACCAGGCGGCCCGTCAGGGTGTTGCCCGCACCTTCCAGAACATCGCCCTGTTCAGGGGAATGTCGACCCTCGATAACATCATGACCGGGCGCAACACGAAGATGCACAAGAACCTGTTCTGGCAAGCCCTGCATATGGGACCGGCCCGTAAGGAAGAGCTTGAGCACCGTGAATTCGTTGAGAACATCATTGATTTTCTGGAAATCGAGCACATTCGCAAAACCCCGGTCGGGCGTTTGCCTTATGGCTTGCAAAAACGGGTCGAACTGGGCCGGGCGCTGGCTGCCGAACCGGAACTGCTTTTGCTTGATGAACCGATGGCCGGTATGAACCTTGAAGAAAAAGAGGACATGAGCCGCTATATCCTCGACGTTAATGACGAATTCGGCACCACCATTGTCCTTATCGAACACGACATGGGCGTGGTCATGGATATTTCCGACTATGTGGTGGTTCTCGATTACGGACGCAAGCTGGCTGACGGCTCGCCTGATGAAGTGCGCTCCAATCAGCTTGTTATTGATGCTTATCTGGGGGTTGCCCATGATTAA
- a CDS encoding alpha/beta fold hydrolase: MAAATQRLVFPGSDGDLSARLDMPPGQAKAYALFAHCFTCTKDIYAANRISERLTLEGIAVLRFDFTGLGASEGEFANSNFSSNISDLVCAADYMRDHFMAPSILIGHSLGGAAVLAATSLIPETKAVATIGAPADPAHVVHNFQAAIGEIEANGEAEVLLAGRPFRIKKQFIEDIQQQNMEAAVNSLNAALLIFHAPMDQTVGIENAAQIFQSAKHPKSFVSLDDADHLISRREDAVYVADVISAWAERYIGNAGLAANPAPVARPGTVVVAETGTGKFTNVIVTGSGHILNTDEPQSVGGDDSGPTPYDLLLSALGACKSMTMRMYAERKGYKLGRAEVRLSHSKIHSDDCEACETENGKIDRIQTEISITGDLSQEERQSIFEIAERCPVHRTITGEILIEASLNE; the protein is encoded by the coding sequence ATGGCCGCAGCAACGCAACGTCTGGTATTTCCTGGTAGCGACGGTGATCTTTCGGCAAGGCTGGATATGCCCCCGGGCCAGGCCAAGGCATATGCTTTGTTTGCGCATTGTTTTACGTGTACGAAAGATATTTATGCCGCGAACCGTATTTCCGAGCGCCTGACCCTCGAAGGCATTGCCGTGCTAAGGTTCGACTTTACCGGCCTTGGAGCCAGTGAAGGTGAATTTGCCAACAGCAATTTTTCCTCCAATATCAGTGATCTTGTTTGCGCAGCCGATTACATGCGTGACCACTTCATGGCCCCTTCAATCCTGATTGGTCATTCCCTGGGCGGAGCCGCGGTTCTGGCAGCCACAAGCCTTATTCCTGAAACAAAAGCCGTTGCGACAATTGGCGCACCAGCTGATCCAGCACATGTCGTTCATAACTTTCAGGCCGCCATTGGAGAAATTGAAGCTAACGGCGAGGCCGAGGTTTTGCTGGCCGGTCGGCCATTTCGCATTAAAAAACAATTCATTGAAGATATTCAGCAACAAAACATGGAAGCCGCCGTCAACTCCCTAAACGCCGCCTTGCTGATTTTCCATGCGCCCATGGATCAAACCGTCGGCATAGAAAACGCCGCCCAGATTTTTCAATCGGCAAAACACCCCAAGAGCTTTGTTTCTCTCGATGACGCAGATCATTTGATATCGAGACGAGAAGACGCGGTCTATGTTGCAGACGTTATATCTGCCTGGGCCGAACGTTACATAGGAAACGCCGGGCTGGCGGCAAACCCGGCCCCCGTTGCCAGGCCCGGGACCGTTGTTGTCGCTGAAACGGGAACAGGAAAGTTCACAAACGTCATTGTTACCGGGTCCGGGCATATCCTCAATACAGATGAGCCACAATCTGTAGGGGGGGATGATTCCGGTCCCACACCTTATGATCTCCTGTTATCCGCACTTGGTGCTTGCAAGTCGATGACCATGCGTATGTACGCCGAGCGTAAAGGTTATAAGTTAGGTCGTGCAGAGGTTCGCTTAAGCCACAGTAAAATTCACTCTGACGATTGCGAGGCTTGTGAAACAGAAAACGGCAAAATCGACCGGATACAAACCGAAATTTCCATAACCGGTGATCTGAGTCAGGAAGAACGCCAAAGCATCTTTGAAATTGCAGAGCGTTGTCCTGTCCACAGAACGATCACAGGGGAGATCCTTATTGAGGCAAGCCTGAACGAATAG
- a CDS encoding AMP-binding protein, with product MNNLDTFPKLLAENARVRGSRPAIREKDFGIWQAWTWAESEKEIRALACGLAAYGFEKGDRLAIIGDNRPQLYWAMVAAQFDGGVPVPVYQDSVAEEMQFVLEHADARFAIAEDQEQVDKLLEIKDRCPKLELIIYKDPRGLRDYDQPFIHSIEEVKEKGRQFDADHPGFAEEKINAGKGSDIAIMLYTSGTTGQPKGVMLSHDNLIITARNGITSDNLHEDEESLAYLPMAWVGDNVFSLGQAYVAGFCVSCPESSETVLTDLREIGPTYFFAPPRIFENILTTVTIRMEDAAPFKRKMFKYFMEHARRVGTRILDGASVSLIDRLLYMAGNILVFAPLKNVLGFSRIRVAYTAGEAIGPEIFDFYRSMGINIKQLYGSTEASVFITTQPNGQVRADTVGKPAIGVEIRIEDNGEVMFTGPGVFQGYYKNDEATAEAKVDGWVHTGDAGFFDADGHLKIIDRAKDVGKLNDASMFAPKYLENKLKFFPFIKEVVAFGNEKDYVATFINIDLEAVGNWAERQNLAYSGYTDLAGRAEVYDLIQECVETVNADLAADEHLSGSQIKRYLILHKELDADDGELTRTRKVRRNFIAERYEELIDALYSDKTHIPVEAEVTFEDGRKGVIKADLAIREAALHKAQPMQEAG from the coding sequence ATTAACAATCTCGATACATTTCCCAAGCTGCTGGCTGAAAATGCCCGTGTGCGTGGTTCGCGTCCCGCCATTCGTGAAAAAGATTTCGGTATCTGGCAAGCCTGGACCTGGGCCGAAAGTGAAAAAGAAATCCGCGCCCTGGCTTGTGGCCTTGCGGCATACGGGTTTGAAAAAGGCGACCGTCTGGCAATCATCGGCGACAATCGCCCGCAGTTGTATTGGGCCATGGTAGCGGCGCAATTCGATGGCGGGGTTCCGGTGCCGGTCTATCAGGACTCGGTGGCCGAAGAAATGCAGTTCGTGCTTGAGCACGCCGACGCCCGTTTCGCCATCGCCGAAGACCAGGAACAGGTCGACAAGCTGCTAGAAATCAAAGACCGCTGCCCCAAGCTTGAGCTCATTATTTATAAAGACCCGCGGGGCTTGCGCGACTATGACCAGCCGTTCATTCATTCCATAGAAGAAGTGAAGGAAAAGGGACGCCAGTTCGACGCCGATCATCCGGGTTTTGCAGAAGAAAAAATTAATGCCGGTAAGGGCAGCGACATTGCCATCATGCTCTATACCTCAGGGACGACGGGTCAGCCCAAGGGCGTGATGCTAAGCCATGATAATTTGATTATCACCGCCCGTAACGGCATTACTTCGGACAATCTGCATGAAGATGAGGAATCACTGGCCTATCTGCCCATGGCCTGGGTCGGTGACAACGTGTTTTCCCTAGGCCAGGCTTACGTGGCGGGTTTTTGCGTCAGTTGCCCGGAATCCAGCGAAACCGTGTTGACCGATCTTCGCGAGATCGGCCCGACATACTTCTTCGCGCCACCAAGGATTTTCGAGAACATTCTGACCACCGTGACAATCCGCATGGAAGATGCCGCCCCCTTTAAACGCAAGATGTTTAAATACTTTATGGAACATGCGCGGCGTGTCGGCACCCGTATTCTTGATGGGGCATCGGTTTCATTGATCGATCGCCTGTTATATATGGCCGGAAACATTCTGGTCTTTGCGCCACTGAAAAATGTCCTGGGGTTTTCGCGTATTCGCGTCGCCTATACAGCTGGCGAGGCTATCGGCCCGGAAATTTTCGATTTTTACAGATCCATGGGCATCAACATTAAACAGCTTTACGGCTCGACAGAGGCATCCGTTTTTATCACAACCCAGCCTAACGGCCAGGTTCGCGCCGATACGGTTGGCAAACCGGCCATCGGTGTGGAAATTCGCATCGAAGACAATGGCGAGGTCATGTTTACAGGCCCCGGTGTCTTCCAGGGTTATTACAAGAACGATGAAGCAACTGCCGAAGCAAAGGTGGACGGTTGGGTTCACACCGGCGATGCGGGCTTTTTTGACGCCGACGGGCACCTGAAAATCATCGACCGGGCGAAAGATGTAGGCAAGCTCAATGACGCCTCGATGTTTGCCCCCAAGTATCTTGAAAACAAACTTAAATTCTTCCCGTTTATCAAGGAAGTCGTCGCCTTCGGTAACGAAAAGGATTACGTCGCCACCTTCATCAATATCGATCTGGAAGCCGTCGGCAACTGGGCTGAAAGACAAAACCTGGCTTATTCCGGCTACACCGACCTTGCCGGTCGGGCTGAGGTTTACGATCTGATTCAGGAATGTGTGGAGACGGTCAATGCCGATCTGGCAGCCGATGAGCATTTGTCAGGCTCGCAAATCAAACGCTACCTGATCCTTCACAAGGAACTGGACGCCGATGATGGCGAGTTGACTCGCACCCGCAAGGTGCGCCGCAACTTCATCGCCGAGCGATATGAGGAGCTGATCGACGCGTTGTATTCGGACAAAACCCATATCCCGGTTGAGGCCGAAGTGACGTTTGAGGATGGCCGCAAGGGTGTCATCAAGGCCGATCTGGCAATCCGCGAAGCAGCACTGCACAAGGCCCAACCCATGCAGGAGGCCGGATAA
- a CDS encoding branched-chain amino acid ABC transporter permease — protein MEFLTAIFVSPFVEIYEYPLFFIEVVLGGLLAGVMYSLVALGFVLIFKASGVFNFAQGAMVLFSALTLVGLIEHGFPIWLALISTIIVMIVLAMAIEKVVLRKLVNQEPIILFMATIGLSYFLDGFGQTLWGSDVKVLDLGIPSAPIEFSGILVNQFDLVAAASAGTLVAVLAIFFHKTRIGRALRAVADDHQAALSVGIPLKTIWAIVWAVAGLVGLVAGIMWGTKLGVQFTLTLVALKALPVLILGGFTSIPGAIIGGLIIGMGEKVAEVFWGAAFGGAIEDWFAYMLALAFLLFRPQGLFGEKIIERV, from the coding sequence ATGGAATTCCTGACCGCCATTTTTGTCTCACCGTTTGTCGAGATTTATGAATATCCCCTGTTCTTCATCGAAGTGGTACTGGGCGGCCTGCTGGCCGGTGTCATGTATTCGCTGGTGGCGCTTGGTTTTGTGCTGATTTTCAAGGCCTCAGGCGTTTTCAATTTCGCACAAGGCGCGATGGTGCTGTTTTCCGCGTTGACCCTGGTCGGCCTGATAGAACACGGCTTTCCCATCTGGCTGGCGCTGATCAGCACGATCATCGTGATGATTGTCCTGGCCATGGCCATCGAGAAGGTGGTCTTAAGAAAACTGGTCAACCAGGAGCCGATCATTTTGTTTATGGCGACCATCGGGCTTAGTTATTTCCTTGATGGCTTCGGCCAAACCCTGTGGGGCAGTGACGTCAAGGTACTTGATCTGGGCATTCCCAGCGCGCCTATTGAATTTTCAGGCATTCTGGTCAACCAGTTTGATCTGGTCGCCGCCGCTTCGGCCGGCACCCTTGTCGCCGTTCTTGCCATCTTTTTCCATAAAACACGCATCGGGCGGGCGTTGCGCGCCGTTGCCGATGATCATCAGGCGGCGCTTTCCGTGGGTATTCCCTTGAAAACCATCTGGGCCATTGTCTGGGCGGTTGCCGGTCTTGTTGGCCTGGTTGCAGGCATCATGTGGGGAACCAAGCTGGGCGTTCAGTTCACGCTGACCCTGGTTGCCCTGAAAGCACTGCCGGTGCTCATTCTGGGTGGTTTTACCTCAATTCCCGGTGCCATTATCGGTGGTTTGATCATCGGCATGGGTGAAAAGGTCGCCGAAGTATTCTGGGGCGCTGCCTTCGGTGGTGCTATCGAGGACTGGTTCGCCTATATGCTGGCGCTGGCGTTCCTGCTGTTCCGTCCGCAAGGACTGTTCGGCGAAAAAATTATCGAGAGGGTTTAA